From the genome of Geminocystis herdmanii PCC 6308, one region includes:
- a CDS encoding MBL fold metallo-hydrolase, with amino-acid sequence MLFRQLFDRDTWTYTYLIADTDSKEAVLVDPVLEQVERDLQLIGELGLTLKYCLETHVHADHITGTGKL; translated from the coding sequence ATGTTATTTCGTCAACTTTTCGATCGAGACACTTGGACTTATACTTATCTTATCGCTGATACAGATAGCAAAGAAGCCGTATTAGTTGATCCTGTGTTAGAACAAGTAGAAAGAGATTTACAATTAATTGGTGAGTTAGGTTTAACCTTAAAGTATTGTTTAGAAACCCATGTTCACGCAGATCACATAACAGGTACAGGAAAATTAA
- a CDS encoding rhodanese-like domain-containing protein: MTTIKPEIKVINSQDLMSKLMSESYYLVDVREFEEYNFGHISTAILKPSSQFKAEEWLNKTNIILYCRSGKRSREVAEKLIDLGISNITELEGGIMAWQKANFPLTK, encoded by the coding sequence ATGACTACTATAAAACCTGAAATAAAAGTAATTAATTCTCAAGATTTAATGAGCAAATTAATGAGCGAATCTTATTATTTAGTAGATGTAAGAGAATTTGAAGAATATAATTTTGGTCATATTTCTACGGCAATTTTAAAACCTTCTTCTCAATTTAAAGCTGAAGAATGGTTAAATAAAACTAACATTATATTATATTGTCGATCGGGCAAACGTTCCCGGGAAGTAGCAGAAAAATTAATTGATTTAGGTATATCTAATATCACTGAATTAGAAGGGGGAATTATGGCATGGCAAAAGGCAAATTTTCCTCTAACCAAGTAA
- a CDS encoding J domain-containing protein, with amino-acid sequence MTDLDRYYSILELSPNATKDDIKKAYRTLAKKWHPDNFIDNLREQNLATEKFININEAYNILIQENQHLSSENNSQEIKINREKDTSIYQYRLGVLAAENEEWEEAIFYFTHAIKINENFAEAYFYRGSILEKQGFNLRAEADFNKFNQLKGKINHNNSAKVADTRREYPFYSKFRSNPTPKTRSNRVIYQKSSSKKHFKYIFLFGFITILLIPFISNFYHNFKFLQWFHKYAEESLKEKELSSKMQETFNDYGGNLKSIETAQYFCQFLQENYPISKDFSSIKQQLTENETKYLRFISDNASLVGEFFTNGDIPPNTPHGIEAISWGITFASVKVYCPEYKPLFFIRS; translated from the coding sequence ATGACAGATTTAGATAGATATTATTCGATACTAGAATTATCTCCTAACGCTACAAAAGACGATATTAAAAAAGCCTATCGCACATTAGCAAAAAAGTGGCATCCTGATAATTTTATTGATAATTTGAGGGAACAAAATTTAGCGACAGAAAAATTTATTAATATCAATGAAGCCTATAATATTTTAATTCAAGAAAATCAACATTTATCATCAGAAAATAATAGTCAAGAGATAAAAATTAACCGAGAAAAAGATACTTCGATTTATCAATATCGCTTAGGGGTATTAGCCGCAGAAAATGAAGAATGGGAAGAAGCAATATTTTATTTTACTCATGCTATCAAAATTAATGAAAATTTTGCGGAGGCTTACTTTTATCGAGGTAGTATTTTAGAAAAACAAGGATTCAATTTAAGGGCAGAAGCAGACTTTAATAAATTTAACCAATTAAAGGGTAAAATAAATCATAATAATTCTGCTAAAGTAGCTGATACCAGACGAGAATACCCATTCTATAGTAAGTTTCGATCGAACCCTACCCCAAAAACTCGATCGAATCGAGTTATTTATCAAAAATCATCATCAAAAAAACACTTTAAATATATATTTTTATTCGGTTTTATTACTATCTTATTAATTCCTTTTATATCTAACTTTTATCATAATTTTAAATTTCTGCAATGGTTTCATAAATACGCAGAAGAATCCTTAAAAGAAAAAGAATTATCCTCAAAAATGCAGGAAACATTTAATGATTATGGAGGTAATTTAAAATCGATCGAAACGGCTCAATATTTTTGTCAATTTCTCCAAGAAAATTATCCTATTTCCAAAGATTTTTCTTCAATCAAACAACAATTAACAGAAAATGAAACTAAATATTTAAGGTTTATCTCTGACAATGCCTCCTTAGTCGGAGAATTTTTTACCAATGGAGATATTCCACCGAATACCCCTCATGGTATTGAAGCCATAAGTTGGGGAATTACCTTTGCATCCGTTAAAGTATATTGCCCTGAGTACAAACCACTATTTTTTATTCGCTCATAA
- a CDS encoding DUF6887 family protein codes for MTRKQIKEYLLSHRQDEEAWSVFMEKLGNLNENQGYSPDLSAEEMEQIFQSKLNQKIPH; via the coding sequence ATGACAAGAAAACAGATCAAAGAATACTTACTATCTCATAGACAAGATGAGGAAGCATGGTCTGTTTTTATGGAAAAACTCGGTAATTTGAACGAAAATCAGGGATATTCTCCTGATTTGTCCGCAGAGGAAATGGAACAAATTTTTCAATCAAAGTTAAATCAAAAAATACCTCATTAA
- a CDS encoding Calx-beta domain-containing protein produces the protein MFDPTYLYPAMNKLTQALSEAQNLLLNASFNSELPTILTTAFGENYNPTEAYNIFSLWRNQDFSNLPPIQIHPPTILNNAQGGYSATTNTIYLSSSLIESKSITAIRDVLIEEIGHFIDAQINYIDTPGDEGELFSALVRGVNLSDEQLSRIQQENDHAIITIDGIEIALEMSASNDNFINSIVLTGNNITVTGNNVGATGETGEPTQSGTINSVWWSWTATSSQPVTINTNGSNFDTYLSVFTGNTINGLTLVARDDDSGIGNASQVIFSPTPGTTYQIAVDGWSSNTGNIVLNLNQQIPTITLSVSPSSVLEDGTTNLLYTFTRTGSLTNALTVNYNITGTANNNDYTGATRGNGKAITFAPGASTAVLQIIPTADTTIEPDETVILTLTNGTGYDLGATTQAIGTIIDDDGPGTIKGIKWNDINGNGLREDLIQGNPPDIVFVIDVSGSASSLFRGLPVGDVNNDGHSNTRLDAEIAAFIALNNRLVQKGLNNARVSIVTFESSARQLDMDFVTTGIQLTTNPNRDRNNNGIKDVEEVLRSLRASGATNFEAALQNTINTFNTIGTTGGNGNVIFISDGENNTGGSYTDEVLALRNANVKLSAFGVGSDASLSQLQVINPNASIFTSTDELFAVFDGLGGSTQGFKEPGLAGVTIYLDLNNNGILDRNEPTQVTATDDPNTPDIDETGTYRFSNLTPGTYTVREVVPTGFIQTFPNNSFHTVVVGGGQTVDNINFGNTTPPSVSLRVNTPSVTEDGTDNLVYTFTRTGNLANTLTVNYSIGGTADSSDYTGATPGSGKTITFGAGLSTATLTIDPTADTIVEPDETVIVTLASGTGYTLGRTTRVVGRIINDDPKVLSINNAVVIEGQQSEATLIISLNYPSHLPTTFDYATSPINATEGSDYTSQTGTLTIPANSTSTTVNIPILDDNLSEEDEFFLVTLSNPVNALIDPVMNIGQVAITDTLTTLITRTLPPTVENLALIGTNSINGTGNNSSNLITGNSGNNILDGRNGNDTLNGGTGADTMVGGLGNDTYYVDNTRDRVIENVNQGTDTVRSTITYTLPNHVEHLILEGTANINGTGNSLNNRITGNSGNNRLNGGDGNDTLNGGTGADTMVGGLGNDTYYVDNTGDRVIENANQGTDTVRSTITYTLPNHVEHLILEGTANRNGTGNGLNNSITGNSGNNRLNGGNGNDTLNGGGGNDTLNGGIGADRMIGGIGNDTYYVDNTGDRVIENANQGTDTVRSTITYTLPNHVEHLILEGTANRNGTGNGLNNSITGNSGNNRLNGGNGNDTLIGGAGNDTLTGGTGLDSYRFNSTSEGLDRITDFNVADDTILVSRSGFGGGLAVGTLLSTQFTIGSSATTSAHRFFYNNSNGGLFFDVDGSGATSAVQIATLNTGLAMTNADIVVI, from the coding sequence ATGTTTGATCCAACATATTTATACCCTGCCATGAACAAACTCACCCAAGCCCTTAGCGAAGCCCAAAACCTCCTCCTAAACGCTTCTTTTAATTCCGAACTCCCCACCATCCTCACCACCGCCTTTGGAGAAAACTACAACCCCACCGAAGCCTATAACATCTTCTCCCTATGGCGTAACCAAGACTTCAGCAACCTCCCCCCAATCCAAATCCACCCACCCACCATCCTCAACAACGCTCAAGGAGGTTATAGCGCCACCACCAACACCATTTATTTATCATCTTCGTTGATTGAGTCAAAATCTATTACAGCCATTCGGGACGTGCTGATAGAAGAAATTGGTCATTTTATCGATGCTCAGATTAACTATATAGACACCCCTGGTGATGAAGGAGAATTATTCTCTGCACTCGTGCGAGGAGTTAATTTGAGTGATGAGCAATTGTCTCGAATTCAACAAGAAAATGATCACGCCATCATAACGATCGATGGTATAGAAATAGCCCTTGAAATGTCTGCTTCTAATGACAACTTTATCAACAGCATTGTTTTAACGGGCAATAACATCACAGTAACGGGTAATAATGTCGGAGCGACAGGGGAAACGGGAGAACCAACTCAATCGGGAACAATTAATTCAGTATGGTGGAGTTGGACAGCAACATCATCACAACCAGTAACTATCAATACCAATGGTAGCAATTTCGACACTTATTTATCGGTATTTACGGGAAATACTATTAATGGCTTAACCCTTGTTGCTAGAGATGATGATTCTGGGATTGGAAACGCAAGTCAAGTTATTTTTTCGCCCACCCCAGGTACCACTTATCAAATAGCCGTTGATGGGTGGAGTTCGAATACGGGAAATATTGTTCTTAATCTTAATCAACAAATACCGACAATAACTCTTTCTGTATCACCCTCTAGTGTATTAGAAGATGGTACAACTAATCTCCTTTATACCTTTACCCGTACTGGTTCGCTAACCAATGCCCTCACCGTTAACTATAATATTACTGGTACAGCCAATAATAATGATTATACTGGTGCTACACGAGGGAACGGTAAAGCAATTACTTTTGCACCCGGAGCCAGTACCGCCGTTTTACAAATTATTCCGACTGCTGATACTACCATTGAACCCGACGAAACTGTGATATTAACTTTAACCAATGGTACCGGTTATGACCTAGGGGCAACAACTCAGGCGATAGGAACTATTATTGATGATGATGGTCCTGGAACTATTAAAGGAATTAAATGGAACGATATTAACGGTAATGGACTTCGGGAAGACTTAATCCAAGGAAATCCTCCCGATATTGTTTTCGTTATTGACGTATCTGGTAGTGCGTCTAGTCTGTTTCGAGGATTACCAGTGGGAGATGTCAATAATGACGGTCATTCCAATACTCGCTTAGATGCGGAAATAGCCGCATTTATTGCCTTAAATAATCGATTAGTACAAAAAGGATTAAATAATGCCAGAGTCAGTATTGTAACCTTTGAAAGTAGTGCAAGGCAACTGGATATGGACTTTGTTACTACGGGAATTCAATTAACGACTAATCCCAACCGAGATCGTAATAATAATGGTATTAAAGATGTGGAAGAAGTTTTACGTTCCCTTCGGGCTTCGGGAGCTACTAATTTTGAGGCCGCTTTACAGAATACTATTAACACTTTCAATACCATAGGAACTACTGGGGGTAACGGTAATGTGATCTTTATTTCTGATGGTGAAAATAATACTGGTGGAAGTTATACCGATGAAGTTCTTGCTTTGCGAAATGCTAATGTGAAACTATCAGCCTTTGGAGTAGGAAGCGATGCTTCTTTAAGTCAGTTACAAGTAATTAACCCCAATGCCTCCATCTTTACAAGTACAGATGAATTGTTCGCTGTATTCGATGGTTTAGGAGGAAGTACCCAAGGTTTTAAAGAACCCGGTTTAGCAGGTGTCACCATTTACCTTGATTTGAATAACAATGGAATTTTAGATAGGAATGAACCAACACAAGTCACTGCCACAGATGACCCAAACACTCCTGATATTGATGAAACTGGTACTTATCGCTTTAGCAACTTAACCCCCGGTACTTATACTGTCAGGGAAGTAGTCCCGACAGGGTTCATTCAAACTTTTCCGAATAATAGTTTCCATACAGTGGTAGTCGGTGGTGGTCAAACTGTTGATAATATTAACTTTGGGAACACAACTCCTCCTTCTGTTTCCTTGAGAGTAAATACTCCTAGTGTTACGGAAGATGGCACAGACAATTTGGTTTATACCTTCACTCGTACAGGTAATCTTGCGAATACCTTAACGGTTAATTATAGTATTGGTGGTACTGCCGATAGTAGTGACTATACAGGTGCGACTCCGGGAAGTGGTAAGACTATTACCTTTGGTGCTGGTTTAAGCACCGCAACTTTAACTATAGACCCTACAGCCGATACCATAGTTGAACCAGACGAAACTGTAATTGTAACTTTAGCTAGTGGTACTGGTTATACTTTGGGTAGAACTACTCGTGTGGTAGGAAGAATTATCAATGATGACCCAAAGGTACTATCCATTAATAATGCGGTTGTGATCGAAGGACAACAATCTGAGGCTACACTTATTATCAGCCTCAATTATCCTAGCCACTTACCAACTACTTTTGACTATGCCACAAGTCCAATTAATGCAACAGAAGGTAGTGACTATACCAGTCAGACGGGGACATTAACCATCCCCGCTAATAGTACATCCACGACGGTTAATATTCCAATTCTTGACGATAATCTCAGTGAGGAGGATGAATTTTTCCTTGTTACCCTCTCAAATCCTGTTAATGCCTTGATTGATCCCGTGATGAATATTGGTCAAGTAGCCATTACAGACACATTAACAACTCTCATCACTCGTACTTTACCTCCAACTGTTGAAAATCTAGCTTTAATTGGTACGAATTCTATCAATGGTACTGGTAATAACTCAAGCAATCTAATTACGGGTAACAGTGGGAATAATATTCTCGATGGTCGGAATGGTAATGATACCCTAAATGGTGGCACGGGTGCTGACACTATGGTAGGGGGATTAGGCAACGATACCTACTATGTGGATAACACGAGAGATCGAGTCATCGAAAATGTTAATCAGGGTACAGACACCGTTCGATCGACAATTACCTATACTTTACCTAATCATGTCGAACATCTAATCTTAGAAGGTACAGCTAATATTAACGGTACGGGTAATAGCTTAAACAACCGCATTACAGGTAACAGTGGTAACAATCGTCTTAACGGTGGCGATGGTAATGATACCCTAAATGGTGGCACGGGTGCTGATACGATGGTAGGGGGATTAGGTAATGATACCTACTATGTGGACAATACGGGCGATCGAGTTATCGAAAATGCCAATCAAGGTACAGATACAGTTCGATCGACTATCACCTATACTTTACCTAATCATGTCGAACATCTTATCTTAGAAGGTACAGCAAACAGAAACGGTACGGGTAATGGATTAAACAACAGCATTACAGGAAATAGTGGCAATAATCGCCTCAACGGTGGTAACGGTAATGATACCCTTAACGGTGGTGGTGGTAATGATACCCTCAACGGTGGCATCGGTGCAGACAGGATGATAGGAGGTATTGGTAACGACACCTACTATGTGGATAACACGGGCGATCGAGTTATCGAAAATGCCAATCAGGGTACAGATACAGTTCGATCGACAATTACCTATACTTTACCTAATCATGTCGAACATCTTATCTTAGAAGGTACAGCAAACAGAAACGGTACGGGTAATGGATTAAACAACAGCATTACAGGAAATAGTGGCAATAATCGCCTCAACGGTGGTAACGGTAATGATACTCTTATTGGTGGTGCTGGTAATGATACTCTTACTGGTGGCACTGGTTTAGATTCTTACCGCTTTAATTCTACCTCTGAAGGGCTCGATCGAATTACTGACTTTAACGTAGCGGATGACACGATTTTAGTCAGCCGTAGCGGTTTTGGCGGTGGTTTAGCGGTTGGTACATTACTATCAACTCAGTTTACTATTGGCTCATCTGCTACTACTTCCGCTCATCGTTTCTTCTACAATAACAGTAACGGTGGTTTATTCTTTGATGTGGACGGTAGCGGTGCAACTTCGGCGGTGCAAATTGCCACTTTAAATACTGGTTTAGCCATGACTAATGCCGATATTGTCGTGATTTAA
- a CDS encoding sulfite exporter TauE/SafE family protein has protein sequence MRLTFGVILAIFVGLSLGLIGGGGSILAVPILKYVIGVSTKEAIAMSLFIVGIVSSIGLIPHWRQGNVNFSIALIFIPPAMIGSFLGAKMSDLPFINDTIQLVSFGIIMLLASILMIKKSSDKSPQKNKNLAELNPVIKNQTNQILLTIIEGLGVGILTGFVGVGGGFLIIPALVLVGGIPMKEAVGTSLIIIAFNSVSGFYGYLNQVDLNWLIMIIFSISSSIGIIIGGFLTKKINPQYLQKGFGYFVLTVAVFVLIVR, from the coding sequence ATGCGCTTAACATTTGGTGTTATTTTAGCTATCTTCGTGGGGTTAAGTCTCGGCTTAATTGGCGGAGGTGGCTCAATTTTAGCTGTACCCATTCTTAAATATGTCATTGGTGTTTCGACTAAAGAAGCTATAGCCATGAGTTTATTTATCGTCGGGATAGTAAGTTCGATCGGATTAATACCCCATTGGCGACAAGGAAACGTCAATTTTTCGATCGCCCTAATTTTTATTCCTCCAGCGATGATAGGGAGTTTTTTAGGGGCAAAAATGAGCGATTTACCCTTCATCAACGACACAATTCAACTGGTTAGTTTTGGAATAATTATGTTACTAGCCAGTATTTTAATGATAAAAAAAAGTAGCGATAAATCTCCGCAAAAAAATAAAAATTTAGCCGAATTAAATCCAGTTATTAAAAATCAAACTAATCAAATTTTATTGACAATAATTGAAGGTTTAGGAGTAGGAATTTTAACAGGATTTGTGGGAGTAGGAGGGGGATTTTTAATTATTCCAGCTTTAGTATTAGTGGGAGGAATCCCTATGAAAGAAGCCGTTGGTACATCATTAATTATTATTGCCTTTAATTCTGTTAGTGGTTTCTATGGATACTTAAATCAAGTTGATTTAAACTGGTTAATTATGATTATTTTTTCTATTTCTTCTAGTATCGGTATTATTATCGGTGGATTTTTAACTAAAAAAATTAATCCTCAATATTTGCAAAAAGGATTTGGTTATTTTGTCTTAACTGTTGCTGTTTTTGTCCTTATTGTTAGATAA
- a CDS encoding MBL fold metallo-hydrolase, with amino-acid sequence MLFRQLFDRDTWTYTYLIADTDSKEAVLVDPVLEQVERDLQLIGELGLTLKYCLETHVHADHITGTGKLKELTHCLGIVPEKAQVNCADRHIKDEEVLKVGNIDIKAIASPGHTDCHFAYLVNQNHLLTGDALFIRGCGRTDFQSGNAGDLYDTITERFFRLSDDTLVYPGHDYRGHMVSTIGEEKEFNPRISHKKRDEFIELMNNLNLPHPHKMMEAVPANQLCGKI; translated from the coding sequence ATGTTATTTCGTCAACTTTTCGATCGAGACACTTGGACTTATACTTATCTTATCGCTGATACAGATAGCAAAGAAGCCGTATTAGTTGATCCTGTGTTAGAACAAGTAGAAAGAGATTTACAATTAATTGGTGAGTTAGGTTTAACCTTAAAGTATTGTTTAGAAACCCATGTTCACGCAGATCACATAACAGGTACAGGAAAATTAAAAGAGTTAACCCATTGTCTTGGCATCGTACCCGAAAAAGCTCAAGTAAACTGTGCCGATCGACACATAAAGGATGAAGAAGTGTTGAAAGTTGGCAATATTGACATCAAAGCCATCGCTTCTCCGGGGCATACAGACTGCCATTTTGCCTATTTAGTCAACCAAAATCACTTGTTAACAGGGGATGCTTTATTTATTCGGGGTTGCGGAAGGACAGATTTTCAGAGTGGCAATGCTGGAGATTTATACGACACCATCACAGAAAGATTTTTCCGTTTATCTGATGATACCTTAGTTTATCCCGGTCATGATTATCGTGGTCATATGGTATCAACGATTGGGGAAGAAAAAGAATTTAATCCTCGAATTTCCCACAAAAAAAGAGATGAATTTATTGAATTAATGAATAACCTTAATTTACCTCATCCCCATAAAATGATGGAAGCTGTACCCGCAAATCAATTATGTGGAAAAATTTAA
- a CDS encoding TolB family protein, whose translation MKIFDFAYPLLLTFFLSSCSNYPRLLTFPFSDNTRSFNSRSSELNPHVAGEYITFVSDRNGSQDVYLFDAKNRRLIDLPGLNAINEVALNPSISEDGRYLVFAVASQGKSGLYLYDRTTQQKRPLITQETREIRNPMISSNGEKITFEVANNGQWDIVVTDIRGNPLNK comes from the coding sequence GTGAAAATATTTGATTTTGCTTATCCACTGTTGTTAACGTTTTTTTTAAGTAGTTGTAGCAATTATCCTCGACTGCTAACTTTTCCTTTTTCAGATAATACTAGAAGTTTTAATAGTCGTTCATCGGAATTAAATCCCCATGTTGCAGGAGAATATATTACGTTTGTGTCCGATCGAAATGGCTCTCAAGATGTCTATTTATTTGATGCTAAAAATCGGCGACTTATCGACTTACCCGGTTTAAATGCCATTAATGAAGTTGCCTTAAATCCTTCTATTTCTGAAGATGGCAGATATTTAGTGTTTGCTGTGGCAAGTCAGGGAAAATCGGGGCTTTATTTGTACGATCGTACTACTCAACAAAAACGCCCTTTAATTACCCAAGAAACGAGAGAAATCCGTAACCCCATGATTAGCAGTAACGGGGAAAAAATCACTTTTGAGGTGGCAAATAATGGACAATGGGATATTGTGGTAACAGATATTCGAGGCAATCCCCTAAATAAATAA
- a CDS encoding DUF2887 domain-containing protein — protein sequence MKTDKLFYRIFLTQPSLISELIPEIPEGCQFDYNAPVIKEKEFRLDGLLTPLGSDENVPLVFLEAQMQNNTEFYSRYFGGIFVYIHQYKVKRNWRGLLILNNRNQELGCEIPHGDLLDKRVQRLFLSDLLNQENLSTNLATLKLIVTPENDAVSEANKILENTQTQEEFNLRLDLVEAILVNKFPKLTIEEIQKMINLREADVTQTRFYQQVLQIGRNEGEANIVIRLLTRRCGNLSDALQAKVRALSIPQLESLGEALLDFQDINDLENWLINHTPN from the coding sequence GTGAAAACCGATAAGTTATTTTACCGTATCTTTTTAACTCAACCCAGTCTCATCTCCGAATTAATCCCCGAAATTCCCGAAGGTTGTCAGTTTGATTATAACGCTCCCGTAATCAAAGAAAAAGAGTTTCGTCTTGATGGATTATTAACACCCCTCGGCAGTGATGAAAATGTCCCCCTTGTGTTTCTCGAAGCACAAATGCAGAATAACACAGAATTTTACAGTCGTTATTTTGGGGGAATATTCGTCTATATTCATCAGTATAAAGTCAAAAGAAATTGGCGAGGATTGTTAATATTAAATAACCGTAATCAAGAATTAGGTTGTGAAATTCCTCATGGAGATTTGCTAGATAAAAGAGTGCAAAGATTATTTTTATCCGACTTGTTAAATCAAGAAAATTTAAGTACAAATTTAGCAACATTAAAATTAATCGTTACCCCAGAAAATGACGCAGTATCCGAAGCTAATAAAATCTTAGAAAACACTCAAACTCAAGAGGAGTTTAACTTAAGATTAGATTTAGTGGAGGCTATACTGGTAAATAAATTCCCTAAACTAACCATCGAGGAGATACAAAAAATGATTAACTTAAGAGAAGCAGACGTAACCCAGACTCGTTTTTATCAACAAGTTTTACAAATTGGACGTAATGAGGGAGAAGCAAATATCGTTATCCGCTTGTTAACTCGCCGTTGTGGTAATCTCAGTGATGCTTTACAAGCAAAAGTTCGAGCGTTATCCATTCCTCAATTAGAATCATTAGGAGAAGCGTTATTAGATTTTCAGGATATTAACGATTTAGAAAATTGGTTAATTAACCACACTCCCAATTAA
- a CDS encoding DUF6888 family protein, which produces MLTVEQALSCVRVCQMLSNLYQAIYLFRYDSKYKTVFILAKNQNDIDEELQIIIFANGIWRFIDDETRL; this is translated from the coding sequence TTGTTAACAGTAGAACAGGCATTAAGTTGTGTACGGGTTTGTCAAATGTTATCAAATCTGTACCAAGCTATTTATTTGTTTCGCTATGACTCAAAATATAAAACAGTTTTTATATTAGCGAAAAATCAAAACGATATTGATGAAGAATTACAAATCATTATTTTTGCTAACGGTATTTGGAGATTTATTGATGATGAAACAAGATTATGA